CATGACATGCTAGTAAAATGGTCTAAGCCATGAAGTTTTGGTTTTCCAGATTAGGCAGATCTGTGATACCTAGTTGTAATTAAGTCCATTTCCTTGTGTAATTGATTTGTAGGTCTCATGTGAATTTCAATGACGCCATCCTCTTCAGTTCAATTTACTGCAAAATTTTCTGCATTGTTTATGTTTCGTTTTCAGATTTTTTTCATCGGTGGTAAAGCATATCCCCACATTCATAGCGGGCTGACCAAAAAGATTGAAATACAATCTTGAAGGCATGAAGTTGCCTCATAACCAGCTGTTTCTGTTTCGTGTCAGTCTCTTAACGATCAAGGTAATAGACGACTGGTTGGGTCTATGTCAAAGGACTCATATATACAACTCAAGTCACAAAATATACATGATATATTCCACAAGTACACTTCAATAAATTACATGCCCTGTTCCAAATGTAAATAAAACAGGTCACATAATAGAGCAACCATGAACATTCTCATCACTGAACATGAATCTAGTCCCCTCATCCACAAGACCAGAGGAGAGTGGCTGCTGGTGGTAACCATGCCCATGCCCATGCCCATGCCCGTTGTAACCGTGCACGTGATAGTTGTATACTGAGGATGGCTTAGGCTCCGTAAAATATTGATGGCCTCCACCTCGTTGTACAGAGTAGAAGTTCTTGGTCGGAGCTGGGCTGTCATAACTATTGTTGCTGAAATAATACTTGTGGGCATAGCCATGGTATTCCGGGTTGTAGGGATATGGCCAGATCTCGGCAACCCGACCTGTATTTCTCACAGTTTTCAGGACTTTTTTCTGATCAGCCCACCCCATCACTGTCACCTTTTGCGTCTTCATGTCTATGTAAATGTTGTCCACTCCTGCAAATCCATCAATTAGTTATAATTGAAGGGTACATAATTTCTAGCATTCTTGTTCCTGTTTGAACAACCGTTAGAGAACGAGAATGGAAGGCTATGCTCTATTGTTTCCCTGTGTCACAGGTGGCCTTGCGTCACCCGGACTGGTCACTGGTGGCCGTGCATATGGTTTCTGAGACCTTTCTTGAAAATAATGTGTACACTGTTGGTACAACACCAAACTCTGTTCCATGAATTGTACATCCATCACGTGTTTCAATAAAATACCTTTTAATTTGGAAAGAGCTTTTTTTATTCCGGCCTCGCATCCTGGACAATCCATGTGCACTCTCATCTCCACAATCTGAAGGGCCAAAAATTCAAAACCCGTCACTTGCCTTTCTCGATTCAGTTAACAAAATAGTGCTAGAAGAGAAATATACTTTGATATTTGGTTATTCGAACTATGTGCTATAACGTAAATTATAACTTGTTAAAGTAACTATGTGCGCGATTAGGTATCCAAAACAAACCTCGCACGCATTGTTGatcataatcataaaaataagtAGAGCTCGAGCTTACCGGCATATTTATAGTGAACTtggatgatagtgaagaagataTTGGGTTGTGATGAATTTAAGTAGTGTTCGTGTTCTTTATATACAGAGGGAAAATTAATTGGAGAGCAAGCTGTGTGTTGCTTAAGCATGCAATCAAAGATGAGAAAGactttcttcaaaaaaaaaaaaaagaaagaaagaaagaaagacgaGATACAAATAATATATGAGGAATTACCCCGAAGTTGTGtcgattaattaattattaattgacCAATGAATCACAGTAATGACGTAACTTTGTGGTCTCGACTCTGTTCTATTTGTGTAAGGAACACACGctttcttgtttattttcttACATATAAATGGAAGATATGGTAAGATTATTCGGTCAATTTTATAGATGAGTATTTTTCAATGTATTTCAATACATAGTGGAGGCTAGGGTCGGGTTTTCGAGGGGACAGGTTTTTCGGGTTcggtctctctctttttttttttgcttaaaattctgaaacttaaaaaaatattatcaatatATGTTGATGTCCGAGTAGATTGGGTGAACAATCTACCGAACAAAGGTGTTTACTTTTTTCGGTGAAGATTTTTCGTTCAATAGGAAGAGCTCGGATGGCATGACGACCCATACTGTTCTGGTCTTGTCATGGGCACTGATTTCGAGCTAATGATTTCGAAATATGGTGACTCATACTGACGGCCTGTCCCCTTGCGATCCCCCAAGTGAGAAAGAACCCGATCTGGAAAGATATTTGCTGGTGATTAAGTGAGATGAACCATGTTCGAAAGATATGAATCTTGTTCGGTTGACCTGAACCCTGGTCGGGTGACCTAAAGCTTGGTCGGGGAAGATGAAACCTGGTGGATGACATGAACCCTGTCTAACTTCTACCCGGGCTCTAGACAGTTTCCCGAGAACAACTTAGAATCCGGTCCTGCTTTTGTCCTCTTTTCTTGCCCGAACACAAAGATGACTCGGGCCTTTCCAGGACATCATATATTGGTTCCGAACTCGGTTGCATACTAAAACTATACTCAACAccaattcaaaaataaaacacgCAGTACGTCCATTCATCATAATTTTCTCTTAATAGGTTCCGAACTCGACGTCAATAGAAATTATTATCCGTTCTTGGATAATCATGATGGTTTATTAGGGCATCCGCAATGGTGGGTGTTACCGACTCATCAAAAATCGTGGGGTTCACTGCTACATACTTAtgagtaggtctattgtgagacggtctcactaatctttatctgtgaaacggatcAACCATactgatattcaaaataaaaattaatattcttagcataaaaagtaatactttttcatggatgactcaaataagagatccgtctcacaaaatacgacacgtgagaccgtctcacacaagtttttgttcaTACTTATTATAACAACATATATCTTTCACTCACattctttttaacattaaaactcattatttatgGGTCCTACAGTCCACTCAATcatcttaaatttttttcatattaaataaaaatatttttcaatatttaaatcattttcTAGATATTCCAACTGCCTTTGACTAGCAATGGAGAGGGGATGTTAAATTGACATTATATTGGGTGCTCTTATATGTATAACTTTTAATACTTGGTAGGCGGATTTAATCTAAGCAGAGTAATTTAATGTCGTTGAGCAGATCGGGGTTTTGTCACAATTAGCAAAGTCCAACTCAAAACGACAAtccattatatataaaaatagagAATGTAATTTTATTCAGGCTCCTCTCGGATTTAAAAGCTTTTGCTTTTAAACATGctttttaaatttgatttttaaaagtttttttttctgAATAAAAAATGTGTGATTTTTGTGTTTGGATAAATAGAtaaaagattttttaaaatccATAACTCCAAATTTGAGCTTTTTGAAAAGTTCTAATTTCAACGCTTTTAAAATCACTAAAAAAACATCTGAACACacatcaaattaaaaaaatcactTTCGAGCATTAAATAAGTGTAGTATATTTCATATAAAGAAAGACTTGGGGGGATTTCAAATGATTTGTTAATTATATGGTGATCTCACACAAATGAAGTCGTACATTGTCacatgcaatattttaaatgaGACTACGCATAAAATCTAAGACAAGCACTATTGCTACGTAATTACTGAAAAATTTGACTCCCACTCCTCGGGCGCACCTCCGGGCTACTTCCCCTAGCCGAAGTTCTTGAAGTAGAGAATTTGTGAGGGCCAAAGGGTACATCCAACATTACCGGATACGTCTCGAATAAGACGATCAAGAAACTCGAAGGAGCTGATGCTGTGGCCACCCGTCAGTTTGATCACCATTGCGCTAGTATCACCAAGACATTCCCGGTCGAGGCTTTTGCCTGCCGGGCAGTGATCAAGCTATGGTGTTATCCTTGAAAAATTCAATTCAGAGTTTTGATgacttttaatgattttttcaaatgatagacttttatagatttgatagatttttattaacttttaCAGAATCTCACATATTCATAAACAGATTTATGTGGACTCATGTAgatttttttgcaagatttttatagacttttgtgcattttttaaaaataattttatacatTTTGTACTTAatataacatattttttttattaatttctatgaactaataattaattgacatatataatatattcagtttgaaataatttttcaaaatttatattaataaataaatttacttatttaaaagttaaatcatttaatcattacatgtgtatatatgtaagtttgtatgtttgtaaatttttaaaaatacatcaattgattaatctgtaaccttgtgaaaaaaatattatttatcattgtgtggatatattttttttataaaaatagcatagcttacatattaattgagaatgctaaaaataaattagaaaatCATGGTTATTGCAAGgctatttaattatttagaattaAGCGGCatttttttggatcatcttttattattattgaatattacattaatttgcataaattataatttaaaaattacaaaatcaattctagaattcaaaattttttatgatattaaaataaaaaaattattaaataaacaatgagccaaaaagtaaaatttgaaaggaaagatgaaaatatatatagagacgcatttcgaaaatttgagggAGTGATAGTGATAGATGAGAGGAGAGAAGATAGGAAGAGATGTGATGTGAATCGACAGAGAGAGAAATAAATACATTGTatatgagttagaagttttaaaaatccatccaaatctttgggttgaatctaatacaatttttgacaatttataaTTGTACCTTAAgctttaatgtttgtatgttaatgaattccatgaagttattaaaagtctattgaaaatttgaatacctctagacttttatagaatttttaaaagtcaatgttgaatacaacttgactttttaaaactctatgaaagtctattttgaatatCATTAGACTTCTATAGAATATGCAAAAGTATTAATTGAATAtctctagacttttaaaatctacaaaaatcattaaaaatcaataaatctccTACATTAAATACATCCTCATAAGATTTATTGTCTATTTTTTTACAAGTGTATTTTCAAGGAAggaagagttttttttttttttttttttaaatgtcctAAATTCGAAATAATAATATCCCAAGTACAACTTTTCTTGCAGCCCATCCCGGAAAATATAGATTAACCCAATAAGAAAGATAACATAGGCCCAAACAATAAAGCGGCCCCCATGGAGGCAGATAAGTCGGTGAGGGTGAGATATTACTCTTCATAAATATGGGTCCGCGTTAGGGTTTTCTAGAAATTGATTTTTGGAGGTTTCTTCTTCCTTCTATCTGTTTTAGGTAAAATTGTGAGGAATCAATTCTGACCCATGGATCTTGCCAAGAAACGTAAGGCCGACGAGAACGGCGGAGCGTATTTCGCACCCATCGACCTTAACTGCGACACTTTTTCTGCGCAACTGTCTCCCAGTATGTCCCCGGAGGACGCGGAGAAAATAATCGAACCCTTCACGAAGGAGCAGATCCTCCCTATCCTTCGCGCCGCAATAGTCCGTCACCCTGACGTGTTGGAGGCCGTGCGCGCAGTGGCTGATGCGGACCCCGTACAGCGGAAGCTCTTTGTTCGCGGACTCGGTTGGGAGACCTCCACCGAAAAGCTTCGGGAGGTTTTCTCTGCCTACGGAGAAATTGACGAGGGTAACAGTATTGTTATTACTGATAAGAACACTGGAAAGTCCAAGGGTTATGGGTTTGTGACATTTAAGCACATTGATGCTGCTGTATTAGCCCTGAAGGATCCGAACAAGAAGATTGATGGCCGCATCACGGTGACACAGCTTGCGTCTACGGGCAGTTCAGGTAACTCCCACTCGGTAGATGTGTCGACGAGGAAGATTTATGTTGGTAATATTCCGTTTGAGATTACTTCGGAGAGATTGTTGGCTCACTTTTCAATGTATGGTGAGATTGAGGAAGGGCCATTAGGTTTTGACAAGCAGAATGGTAAGCCTAAGGGTTTCGCCTTTTTTGTCTATAAGACTGAAGAGGGAGCGAGGGCTTCGTTGGTTGATCCTATGAAAACTATTGACGGTCATCAATTGGTTTGTAAGTTGGCCACTGACAATAGGAAGCAGAAGCCTAACATGGGAGGAATGGTCACTGGAATGCCAAATGCAGGTCCCATGGGCTTTCCTGGTGAAGGGATGCCTGCTTCGAACTATGGAACAGGAGGTTACATGGGCTATGGTCAGGGCCCAAACATGTCTCAGCAGCCACAGCAGATGCATCAAAATACGGGGTTTAATGCTGCTATGGGTGGGCAAGGGTATGGTGGTGGGTATGGAGCTGGTTCATCACAGTACAGCGGTGGTGTTAATGGGGCTGCTCCAGGGG
This window of the Primulina tabacum isolate GXHZ01 chromosome 4, ASM2559414v2, whole genome shotgun sequence genome carries:
- the LOC142542579 gene encoding heavy metal-associated isoprenylated plant protein 28-like; protein product: MPIVEMRVHMDCPGCEAGIKKALSKLKGVDNIYIDMKTQKVTVMGWADQKKVLKTVRNTGRVAEIWPYPYNPEYHGYAHKYYFSNNSYDSPAPTKNFYSVQRGGGHQYFTEPKPSSVYNYHVHGYNGHGHGHGHGYHQQPLSSGLVDEGTRFMFSDENVHGCSIM
- the LOC142542580 gene encoding UBP1-associated protein 2C-like isoform X2 is translated as MDLAKKRKADENGGAYFAPIDLNCDTFSAQLSPSMSPEDAEKIIEPFTKEQILPILRAAIVRHPDVLEAVRAVADADPVQRKLFVRGLGWETSTEKLREVFSAYGEIDEGNSIVITDKNTGKSKGYGFVTFKHIDAAVLALKDPNKKIDGRITVTQLASTGSSGNSHSVDVSTRKIYVGNIPFEITSERLLAHFSMYGEIEEGPLGFDKQNGKPKGFAFFVYKTEEGARASLVDPMKTIDGHQLVCKLATDNRKQKPNMGGMVTGMPNAGPMGFPGEGMPASNYGTGGYMGYGQGPNMSQQPQQMHQNTGFNAAMGGQGGGVNGAAPGEFGGGLSNNGGYRMPPSTHGLQSSGSYPDGGNYGFQPAYPSYQNQPGTGPRFPSYHGAPPYY
- the LOC142542580 gene encoding UBP1-associated protein 2C-like isoform X1, yielding MDLAKKRKADENGGAYFAPIDLNCDTFSAQLSPSMSPEDAEKIIEPFTKEQILPILRAAIVRHPDVLEAVRAVADADPVQRKLFVRGLGWETSTEKLREVFSAYGEIDEGNSIVITDKNTGKSKGYGFVTFKHIDAAVLALKDPNKKIDGRITVTQLASTGSSGNSHSVDVSTRKIYVGNIPFEITSERLLAHFSMYGEIEEGPLGFDKQNGKPKGFAFFVYKTEEGARASLVDPMKTIDGHQLVCKLATDNRKQKPNMGGMVTGMPNAGPMGFPGEGMPASNYGTGGYMGYGQGPNMSQQPQQMHQNTGFNAAMGGQGYGGGYGAGSSQYSGGVNGAAPGEFGGGLSNNGGYRMPPSTHGLQSSGSYPDGGNYGFQPAYPSYQNQPGTGPRFPSYHGAPPYY